GAATGATTTTATACAAATATAgacaatttttaattttattattaagACAGTCTGGTAGTTCTGTTGAAGGTCTGAAAAATggatccgacccaaaatgtcacctatgcatgttctccagggatgctgcgtgactggctgatttactccagaattttgtgtctttccttgggtaaccagcatctgcagttccttgtttctacaatttaaCCTTAATGCTATTTTCCCTGActgtaaattaaatttaaatttgattaTCGTCAAATAATAAACAGGATATCTATTGTCTCATccattctttaccaccctgtaccGCTGTGGATTGAGTCACTAACATTAAGAGAATTATTGAAGGGATTCTGTAACACTTTACTCCTGGTTAATGGATCACAACATTACTGATTGAAATGGAAAATGTTGGAATACTCattcaagtcaggcagcatctgtggagacaggaAATCGAGCAACAACAGTGGAGAGATAAATTGAGTCAACATTACAGCTGGTAACCCTGAAATGTTGACTCAATTTATCTCTCCACTGTTGTTGCCCGATCTACTCTTTAAGGCATTTGctgtttttttatttcagatttcatgtATCTGCAGTTGtgcttttgattattttttttagcttagtttattattgtcgcatgtactggggttcaatgaaaagcttttgtttgtgtgccatCCAGTGAAAGATTATATGGGGGCGacccggtggtgcagcggtacagttgctaccttacagcaccagagacccgggtttgatcctgactacgggtgctgtctgaatggagtttgtacattctccctgttaacgcatgggttttctccgggtgctccagttttctcccacactccaaagatgtacagatttgtaggttaattggctttggtaaaaattgtaaaattgtcttgtgtgtgtaggatagtgttagtgtaaagcGTGTTCGCTGGacggcatggtgggctgaaggccttgtttctgcgttgtatctctaaaaaaaagttATACATGAATACAGTCAAGCAGCCCACAGTGCATACATAAAGGAaaaagggtagacaaaaatgctggagaaactcagcgggtgaggcagcatctgtaggagcgaaagaaataggtaacgacccgaaactttacccatttccttcgctcaatagatgctgcctcacccgctgagtttctccagcatttttgtctaccttcgattttccagcatctgcaggtccttcttaaaGGAAAAAAGGGTACAGCATTTAGGGCACCATTTTGGAATATCACCCACACATTTAATGAACTGCAAGAAACCCTCTCTGCTGGGAAAGGACAAGCATGAAGGCTCCCCCCTCTTTCGAATGCCTTCCTAGGGGGCTGCAATTGAGTGGATTACCTCAGTTAGGAAGTCCATGGTGTTTTCATACACTATCCGAGCGTAGGGGATGACAGGCAAACTGTAATTCAGTCCCATTTCAGCAAGACGGAGGCCTTCTTTCATTCGGTAATGAACGTACCTCTGTGCACTCGGTGTTGTTCGAAGCTTGACACTGAGGTAGATGCTTGGATACAATGCAATGCTCTCCTTCCACAGCCACGCCAGCTGGTCATTCCTCTTCATCTCAACATCCGGACATTTTCCGGTGTAATTTTTGGAAAATTCATCATTGTAGCAACAAGGAAAACCATAGTAGCCCCACAGCCCCTTGGGCCTAAGGCCTTTTGATACCTTCAAGGTCTGTCCCATAAAggctctggctgctcgttcataCTCAATTTGTGCTTGCTTTGCCACTTGACTATCAGACCAGTCCGGATGTTGCATATGGACCAGCTGCTTTGATTTCTCACGGTAGATATCTTTCTGATCCCAGTCCCTGAACCACAAGGGTCTCCAGCTCTCCCAGTCAATGACTGACATCCCGTCAAAATCTTTCTGCGGTATGAGTGTCTCCACGTCTACCTTGGCCTTTGCAATGTGATCCTTCAAACTGGCGTTCTGCGGAGTGCCTCCATTGACAGATACCCCACTTTCAGTGTAGTGGGGGTAATAGCCCAGTTTATCTTCGTAAAATATAGTGATGTTCTGCCCAATAAATGACTCATTTTGGTTTGCAAATATGTCAAAAATCCCCAAGTTAAGATCAACGTCAAAGGAGGatttgcagtctgcagtgggagcATTCCACACAGTTATAAATGGCTTGTTGAAGATAATTGGGGATTTTGTTTGTTTCAATACTTGTCCCAGGGTCATGGTGCACATGCACAGAATAACTATTTGTGCCCTAGTGAAGAACATAGTTGCTCAGCTTGTTATCCTTTCACTCTATGGCAAATCAGCCTGTTTACACGTTGTGTGCTGTAGAATTAGAAGGGAAAGTATTATGTAAAAGACAGCAAATTTTTCACATCAAATCTATTTTCTTTAAAACGTCTTATCGCAGTTAGTGACCTCAGAAATATTATTCAAACATAGATGTACTAGTGTCAATAGAGATACCATCTTATTATGAACATGGCTCATCTGCTTCATATCTCATCTGCTTTaaaagtttttgtttagtttttagtttagagatacagcttggaaactgtcccttcagcctaatgagtccacgctgaccagtgatccccatacacgtgcactatcctacacactaggtacaatttacaatctttaccgaagccaattaaaccccaaacctgtacatctttggaatatggagaggaaaccggagcacggggAAAACCGGGGAAAACTCAAAGGaagacgtacaaactcagtacagacagcacccatggtcagaattgaacctgggtctctggcgctgtaatgcagcaactctagcaatttcaagagagagctcgatagggctcttaaagatagcggagtcaggggatatggggagaaggcaggaacggggtactgattggggatgatcagccacgatcatattgaacggcggtgctggcttgaagggccaaatggcctactcctgcacctattgtcaactgctgcgccactgtaccgcccccgTGTCAATAATCACAATTCACTTTCAAAGAAACGTGACTTCAAATCAAACCTGATGATCTGAACATCAACACCGAGCTCATGATAAAGCTGTTTTTCAGGCTTCAAATGAAATCAGTGTTCAAGGGCACATTGCAAATTTAACCTCAACAATGTATAttaatagacacaaagcgctggaataacagcaggtcaggcaacatttctggagaacatggataggtgatgttttggatcgagacccttcagaagatggatctcaacccgaaacatcacctgtcaatgttttccagagatgctgtctgacctgctgagttactccaaaacttgatgtccttttgtgtattaaccagcatctgcagttctttgtttctatatgtaGATTAGTGGCTTGGATGACACATGCGACTCCCGCTGTGATCAAGGTGTAGCTGCTTATCAGAGGATGGTTTGCATGGCTGCTAAGGATCTAACTATCCCCAATAGCAATAGAATTGGAATGGTCAGTTTGGTTCACCAGGGCCCTGCGCCAACTGAAGACTTGGCAACCTTATCCATCAAGAATTGGAGAAGGGAAATGGCTTAAATTCCTCGGGTTGAAAAAGTTTTCTGCAAACAATGATCAGATATGGTACTTAGTTAAGTAGTTACAAACCATACTTTTGAAATAAATGGGTGTCCAAGAGTGGTGTATTATCACTGGTTGCATTTGGGAGCGTGCGCAAATCAGATGCATGTTACAAATGGAATAGAAAGAAGTAGTGTTGTCACCAATGACCTGTTTTCTTGCTGCTGTTTATGTATTATGACTGTTATTAATGACGATAATCTGACAGATTATAATGAAAATCTGAGGGATATGGTACCATTGTAGGAGTAATGATCTAGATGAAATCTCTTCACAGCTTGTGAATTTAAAAGTTAGAAtaggtggcacagttggtagagctactgcctcatagaagtcaaagacccgggttcgatcctgtcctcggatactgtctatgtggagtttgcacgttctcccagtgacgtcTTGGTTTtcctctggtgctccggtttcctcccacatccgaaagacttgtgggtttgtaggttaattggcaactataaattgcccataatgtgtagggagtggatgcgcaaatgggatgacatagaacgaatgtgaatgggtgattgatggtcagtatgtACAagcaaagaactgcggatgctggtttataccaagggacccttcttcagatggagtcaagaaccgacccgacccgaaacgtcacctatctgtttTCTTAagcgatattgcctgacctgctgagttactccagcactttgtatctatctttgatcgatggttggtgtgggccgaagggcctgtttccatctgcatctttcaattcaattcaagaatcAGTAatgatatatatttatatatttttaaaggcacaaagtgttgttTTTGTGCTGTCTGACTTTATCAAACTAAGACACAATGACTCAAAAGAAACCATGGTATGATTGAACTCATTGTTCAACTAGAATTTTCCAAtacgggaggccattcggcccgtcctgTCTGTGCCCGTCAGCTCTTTTAAAGAGCTCCCACTAATTTACGCCATATCCCTGCATTATGTCATTTCCTCTTGAAAAGTTGCCACTGTAAACCAGAGTATTCAAATTCATCCCCACCACACCGAGAAAAAACAAACACCCCTCTCGTTCGTTATCCAAATACACAAACAATCGATAACATGCGagaatataaaaataaagaactgcagatgctggtttatatcaaagacagacacaaagtgctggggtaagtaactcacaaagtaactcagtgggcagggagcatctctgaagaaaacggataggtgacatttcggcacgggactctttttcagacccaaTTCTTACCCATCTTTCGGAAGATGTCACTCAATGGAATTTTGAAAAGGGGATCAATTCAAAAGGGGATCAAGAAATTCCTGTCTTTTTTGTTTTAAAGTTACTTACTTTTCCCCAAATGTATTTCCTCTCCGGGGCACAGATCCCGACTGGTGTCTGCACTCTGCTGCAATGCGGGCGTGAAGTCTCTTATCCCAAATTTTGCATCATCCTAATCCAGACCCCGGCTGCTGCTGTGACTAGCCCATCGTAGCCTCTGTTGTGCTGCACTCCTCAATGTCATAAACAGTAGAGAAATCACGCCGCTCCGTTCTATAATAACAGCTCAAGAGGCGGTTCAGCAGCCGTGTCATGTGAGTTGCGTGTGATAGGACGTTTGGGAGTGTTTCGAAACTTGTGGGGGGAAGGCCGGAGACAGCGGTTGTAATGGGGCGGCAGTCCCAAGTTACAGACCGACGGTCCTCAAAGGGGAAGTTACAAACCAAAGCTCCTCAAGGGGAGgtggaaagatgagaggggaggggaaagaaagaaagaaaaagagagagaggatgcacagagggtgcaatgaaattccttgttcacatgaaggtcACTGTATTGATAAATACAACGATGAgtgcagaatagcaggatggtgcaagattgtagtgcgATCCAAAGTTGCCAAAAAATATATCTGAATGgccaaatgaggtagagttaagagtgcATTGGCAGCACCTCCAGGAAGGAGTTGTGAAAACGGTGAATAATTCCAGAGTGTGATAGCAGTGGGGGAagaaactgtagatagacacaaaaagctggattaacacagcaggacaggcagcatctctggagagaaggcatgggtgatgtttggggtcaagaCTAAGTCTGAATGTGccgtttcaagctcctgtatctactCCCAGATGATAGtcgagagaaaagggaatggccagggtccaAGTAACCTTGATGATACTTCCACTTCTTGATGCAACCTACTGTGAAAGTTGCCTGGATGGAAGGAgcttgtgatggtctgggctgcattcaccactctctgtaggttCAGtcagtcaagagcagagcagttgccacaccaggctgagatgcattcCATCAAAATACTTTCTACAGAACATCTGCGGATGTTGGAGAGAATCTCTGTGGGCATGTtgaatcttctcagatgcctAAGAGAGTAAATACGCTGttgtgctttcttgatcaccgCATCAGTGcgaagggaccaggttaggttgctggtgatatggatgcctaGGAACATGAAGCTGTCGACAATAGCAGCTCcgttgatgaggacagggttgtCTTTTCCCCCTCACTTCCATTGATCGACAATCAATTCTCTCTCATTCCACTggcattccattgactccatcgacacctcaagctgtctcggcaaggccaccaacataatcaagaatgtgtcttaccccagtcactccctcttctcccctcttccatcaggcaagaggtacagaggtattaaaacgcacacttccagattcaggagcagtttctacCCAGCAGTTAGCAGGCAACTAAACCGTCCTACcagcaactagagagtggtcctaagTTACTACCTACCTCTGGTGAATCTAcctctggtgaatctctggaactctctgccacagagggtagttgaggccagttcattggctatgtttaagagggagttagatgtggcccttgtggctaaagggatcagggggtatggagagaaggcaggtatgggatactgagttggatgatcagccatgatcatattgaatggcggtgcaggcttgaaaggccgaatggcccactcctgcacctattttctatgtacctcattggaaacctttgGACTATTTTAAATTGGATTTTACTAGAAtagcttgcactaaatgttattccctctgtgatgtatctgtatactgtggatcgctcaattgtaatcatgtacagtctttccgctgactggtgagcacgcaacaaaagcttttcactgtacctcagtatatgcgacaataaactaaactaaattaaaataatggCTGGGCTGTTCTGATACTAGATTCTTGATCTTTTTCCTATACTTAATCTCAAcattggtgttgatctggccaacAATAGGATATTATCGGCTGCACATGGGTGTACAGGGAGTAGAGCAAGGGACTGATGCACACAACCTTGAGGGGCAGCAGAGTTGAGGGTCAAGGTGGAgtccagaagccagttgcagatggaggtCCCATGGCCAAAATCCAGAAGTTTTGGGATGAATTACATTGCAATTAGAACACAAAATATTTGTGCTATAACtgcaggataagcgctcaactaagaaaacTAAGCCCTaagccaaagtattatctaactaaTTAAATATACCAACTTATTATAAATAACTCCGTATGCAAAAAAAAGCTACCTACATATTAactagctctttaaaaaaaactaatcctGTAGATGCTAGTATATAATTGGGGTTATCACAACCCAAAccaacccaacccaaaacacccaACTCCCAAGAAATACACATACAGCATGTCATACGTTTCCTTTCTGCCCCCAACTGACACTattctccaccaaatccacctactgcgttgctctgctgcctctgacatCTGCTTCACGGCCTGACGCAAACTCTGTCCACAAATTCCTAGCTCTCCAAATAGCGACGTGGTTGATCTCGCTATGAAACCTCTACAATCCGCCTCTACAGGACATTCTCTTGCTCTCCATCCTCGCTGCTCAACTTCTGCTATGAACTCTACATATCTAAGGCTTTTCCTTTCATCAGCCTCACCCACTAAGTTCTCCCAAGGCATCGTCAGTTGTAAAAAACACACTATCCGCTGACTAACTGACTATAACACTATATCAAACCTCAtgtaccaccagggggcgccaggGAGATGGCAGCTCTGCCGTCACTCTGttcgtcttttcatctttttgttatttttagcgtttgttaaaagtttgttttaatgtacttcggtttgtttgggggaggggattgggaaaaactttttttccaagttcctaccttcccggcgATGTAattatttttcggatcacattctccggcctctgcggccttccatcgctgGAGcttgaggcctcctcggactgttgtgagccccaccgcggggcccggacttaacatcggagcagatcccatgcctgggatcgctcccaccgccgcctgccgacttaccatcaagggctcgcagtctcgggagaggcaagtcgggagctccaacgccgcagaaggttcgaccagccccgacgcgaggttcgatccggcgcgggggagctgacaaccccccgttgcaggagctgaacgcctcggcgcggagggcccgaacgccgctggctacgggagtcaagaccgtcccgtcaacggagggctctagGCCCCCGAACGACGAAGAACAAAAGgaattccattacagtgaggaatgtgtaggagtcactgtggtggatgttcgttaaaatgtgtttttgagtgttgcttttaattgtatgactgacctggccagtgatattcctcgtatgttgcaaaacatacttgtcgaataaaatttgattctgattctgaactaGTACTAATTACTTCCTGCGGAACAACAAGCTTTTCTCCCAAATCTACCTGCATCTCCCAATCATTGGCTTCCCATAACTGGCCTGACACATACCTGTCTGCAAACTTCCTTCctctacctttctctccctcacggaCAAAATGAATCGCTGCGCTCTCAgttctgtgtaagaaagaactgcagagctggtttaaatcgaaggtagacacaaaatgctggagtaactcagtgggacaggcagcaactctggagagaaggaatgggtgccatatTGGGTTGTAACCCTTCttctcaaccctaaacgtcacccattccttctctccagagatgctgcctgtcccactgaattactccagcattttgtgtctgcactcTGAGTCCCGATGCTTCGATCGCCttgacgcagcagtttgactgcctgaccgtaggagaagaagcaaggaagtgataagactttttttaccttccatcacagggaggaGGTGCCCGGgggagagtcactgtgatggatgtttgtgttaaattgtgttaattgtgttttggtgcttttttttactgttatgactgcatgataatgacattttgttcaaacttgtttttgaatgacaaataaagaaattcaaattcaaattcaaattcaaaattcaTCCTGACAAAATATGCCTCAACGTTGACACCTCTGAACACGGGACACGCCGGGTCCTCACCTACCCATTGTTTGAGGTTCTAAGGTGATGGCAGCACAACATAAATAGCCCCTATAAGGAAACTTACATGACCCGCCTCCATGCACCACAGGCCCCTCCAGCTAAACCTCCTCTTTTCTACACTTTCCCTGTTCATCCACTGTCCCTGCTTAACCTGAGCTACTGCCCTTACACATCTCACTGCTTCCTCCTGATGACATACCTGCT
The sequence above is a segment of the Amblyraja radiata isolate CabotCenter1 chromosome 18, sAmbRad1.1.pri, whole genome shotgun sequence genome. Coding sequences within it:
- the LOC116983369 gene encoding hyaluronidase-1-like; this encodes MFFTRAQIVILCMCTMTLGQVLKQTKSPIIFNKPFITVWNAPTADCKSSFDVDLNLGIFDIFANQNESFIGQNITIFYEDKLGYYPHYTESGVSVNGGTPQNASLKDHIAKAKVDVETLIPQKDFDGMSVIDWESWRPLWFRDWDQKDIYREKSKQLVHMQHPDWSDSQVAKQAQIEYERAARAFMGQTLKVSKGLRPKGLWGYYGFPCCYNDEFSKNYTGKCPDVEMKRNDQLAWLWKESIALYPSIYLSVKLRTTPSAQRYVHYRMKEGLRLAEMGLNYSLPVIPYARIVYENTMDFLTEIDLVHTIGESAAMGAAGIVLWGNKDYAHSQESCLALKAYINGLLGTYIVNVTTAAVLCSRHLCSNHGRCIRSDHRTQAYLHLNPNSFVVKVNPIGKGPPFSLWGQASKRDVVEMADSFRCQCYNGWMGAHCKIASDTN